A single window of Mycolicibacterium aurum DNA harbors:
- a CDS encoding MFS transporter encodes MATTSPSSRRDPAGPPARVVNDALHNAVAGNREHRWSGRLVLWAAVLTLANVLADVVIGSPMMVLPQLLDHFDTDQVGWLNTGAMLAGAIWSPLLAKSSDVFGKRRILVVTLLVAGAGALVCLIAPNVWIFLAGRFLQGAAFAAVFITVTLVLQICGPRVAMAMVGLVTSGSSIVGIIEPFLMKPVIDAFGYRGVFIASALLAAAAALCVRAVIPESPIRSPGRIDLGGAVLLGGGLGAVLGYISLGRDLGWLSGGMTMLLAGGVAALTAWAALALRVDEPIIDLRALSRPILLTLLTLVLAAGSFRSMLQLTSIVAQVPPDLGLGYGLGHGEAIAVLLAAPNVGIAIGGICAGWLAGRIGPALPLLGGIGLGTTATFAMLAGVSLLPLAVACGVMVGLAAGAIGTSGYNLATGVGPPERQGTVAGLVSVVMALGSVVVSIAGGEVLKATQMSGVDAGDPVASTAFGVHLYIAMSGGLFLLAALPAIMLARDRAGLRGDDPAQSVGPEQRLQHR; translated from the coding sequence GTGGCCACGACGTCACCGTCGTCGCGGCGTGATCCGGCCGGCCCGCCGGCGCGCGTGGTGAACGACGCGCTGCACAACGCCGTCGCCGGTAACCGGGAGCACCGCTGGAGTGGGCGGCTCGTGCTCTGGGCGGCCGTTCTGACCCTGGCCAACGTCCTGGCCGACGTCGTCATCGGCTCGCCGATGATGGTGCTGCCTCAGCTGCTCGATCATTTCGACACCGACCAGGTCGGGTGGCTGAACACCGGCGCGATGCTGGCGGGTGCGATCTGGTCACCGCTACTCGCGAAGAGTTCCGACGTCTTCGGTAAACGCCGAATCCTCGTCGTCACGCTGCTCGTCGCCGGTGCGGGAGCGCTGGTGTGTCTCATCGCCCCGAATGTCTGGATATTTCTCGCGGGCCGTTTCCTCCAGGGTGCCGCGTTCGCGGCGGTCTTCATCACCGTGACTCTCGTTCTGCAGATCTGTGGCCCCCGGGTGGCCATGGCCATGGTCGGACTGGTGACGTCCGGTTCGTCGATCGTGGGAATCATCGAACCGTTCCTGATGAAGCCGGTCATCGATGCCTTCGGCTATCGCGGCGTATTCATCGCGTCGGCGCTGCTGGCCGCGGCGGCCGCGCTGTGCGTACGTGCCGTCATCCCGGAGTCGCCGATCCGCAGCCCCGGCCGGATCGATCTGGGCGGGGCAGTCCTCCTCGGCGGTGGACTCGGCGCCGTGCTCGGCTACATCAGCCTCGGGAGAGACCTCGGGTGGTTGTCCGGGGGGATGACCATGCTGTTGGCGGGCGGTGTCGCGGCGCTGACGGCCTGGGCCGCCCTGGCACTGAGGGTCGACGAACCCATCATCGACCTCCGCGCACTGAGCCGGCCGATCCTGCTGACGCTGCTGACGTTGGTGCTGGCCGCCGGCTCATTCCGGAGCATGCTGCAACTCACCAGCATCGTCGCCCAGGTACCGCCCGATCTGGGGCTTGGTTACGGTCTGGGCCACGGCGAGGCGATCGCAGTGCTGCTCGCCGCGCCGAACGTCGGCATCGCGATCGGCGGCATCTGCGCCGGCTGGCTCGCGGGGCGGATCGGTCCGGCACTACCTCTACTCGGCGGCATCGGCCTCGGGACGACGGCGACCTTCGCGATGCTGGCCGGTGTGTCTTTGCTCCCGCTGGCGGTCGCATGCGGCGTCATGGTCGGCCTGGCCGCCGGCGCGATCGGCACCTCCGGATACAACCTCGCGACCGGCGTCGGGCCGCCCGAACGTCAGGGCACCGTCGCCGGTCTGGTGTCGGTCGTCATGGCCCTCGGCTCCGTCGTCGTCAGCATTGCCGGCGGTGAGGTGCTCAAGGCGACTCAGATGTCCGGGGTCGACGCCGGCGACCCCGTGGCGAGCACGGCGTTCGGCGTACATCTCTACATCGCGATGTCGGGAGGACTCTTCCTCCTCGCCGCGCTGCCCGCGATCATGCTGGCACGCGACCGTGCCGGTCTACGTGGCGACGACCCCGCGCAGTCCGTCGGCCCCGAACAGCGGCTCCAGCATCGCTGA
- a CDS encoding SDR family oxidoreductase codes for MLLSLTDRTYLITGGGSGIGKGIAAAVVASGGNAVLAGRNADKLAAAAEEITAHGGDGAGTVIYEPADVTDEDQASRLVAAATAWHGRLDGVVHSAGGSETIGPLTQMDSAAWRNTVDLNLNGTMYVLKHAARELVRGGGGSFVGISSIASSNTHRWFGAYGPTKAALDHLMMVAADELGPSSVRVNGIRPGLTRTDMVAPVIDTPALSEDYRLCTPLPRVGEVEDVANLAVFLLSDAASFITGQVINVDGGHGLRRGPDLSAMLEPLFGADGLRGVVAT; via the coding sequence ATGCTGCTCTCGTTAACGGATCGCACGTACCTGATCACCGGCGGTGGCAGCGGGATCGGCAAGGGGATCGCCGCCGCGGTCGTGGCCTCCGGGGGTAACGCGGTGCTGGCCGGGCGCAACGCCGACAAGCTGGCTGCCGCGGCGGAGGAGATCACGGCCCATGGCGGCGACGGCGCGGGCACGGTGATCTATGAGCCCGCCGACGTGACCGACGAGGATCAGGCGTCGCGACTGGTGGCGGCCGCCACCGCCTGGCACGGACGCCTCGACGGCGTGGTGCACAGCGCCGGTGGCTCCGAGACCATCGGACCGCTGACGCAGATGGATAGCGCGGCGTGGCGCAACACCGTCGACCTCAACCTCAACGGCACGATGTACGTGCTCAAGCACGCCGCGCGCGAACTGGTCCGGGGCGGTGGCGGATCGTTCGTCGGTATCTCGTCGATCGCCTCGAGCAACACCCATCGCTGGTTCGGCGCCTACGGCCCCACCAAGGCGGCGCTCGATCACCTGATGATGGTGGCCGCCGACGAGCTCGGCCCGTCGTCGGTGCGCGTGAACGGCATTCGGCCCGGACTCACTCGCACGGACATGGTCGCGCCGGTCATCGACACCCCCGCGCTGAGCGAGGATTACCGACTCTGCACGCCGCTGCCACGGGTGGGCGAGGTCGAGGACGTCGCCAACCTGGCGGTGTTCCTGCTCAGCGATGCGGCCAGCTTCATCACCGGCCAGGTCATCAACGTCGACGGTGGGCACGGGCTCCGTCGCGGCCCGGACCTGTCAGCGATGCTGGAGCCGCTGTTCGGGGCCGACGGACTGCGCGGGGTCGTCGCCACGTAG
- a CDS encoding enoyl-CoA hydratase, with the protein MQRVANPEQVTYETLDDGRIARIWLNRPEAQNAQSRTLLVQLDEAFGRAEADDDVRVVILAARGKNFSAGHDLGSEEALAERAPGAGQHPTFRFNGATRGSVTERTYLQEWHYFFENTTRWRDLRKITIAQVQGNAISAALMLIWACDLIVAADDARFSDVVAVRMGMPGVEYYAHPWEFGARKAKELLLTGDAIDADEAHRLGMVSKVFARAELEDKTLEFARRIAERPTMAALLVKDSVNAASDAMGFAEALRHAFHIHELGHAHWAATNENRYPVGLAPDVPDWRTLGAPKLARRDEP; encoded by the coding sequence GTGCAACGGGTGGCAAACCCCGAGCAGGTGACATACGAGACCCTCGATGACGGTCGCATCGCACGCATCTGGTTGAACCGGCCGGAGGCGCAGAACGCGCAGTCGCGCACGTTGCTGGTCCAGCTGGACGAGGCGTTCGGGCGGGCGGAGGCCGACGACGACGTGCGAGTGGTCATCCTCGCGGCGCGCGGAAAGAACTTCTCGGCAGGCCACGATCTCGGGTCCGAGGAAGCGCTCGCCGAGCGGGCGCCGGGCGCTGGTCAGCACCCCACGTTTCGGTTCAACGGGGCGACGCGGGGGTCGGTGACCGAGCGGACGTATCTGCAGGAGTGGCACTACTTCTTCGAGAACACCACCCGCTGGCGTGACCTGCGCAAGATCACCATCGCCCAGGTGCAGGGCAACGCCATCTCGGCGGCACTGATGTTGATCTGGGCCTGCGATCTGATCGTGGCCGCCGACGACGCGAGGTTCAGCGATGTCGTCGCGGTGCGCATGGGCATGCCCGGCGTCGAGTACTACGCGCACCCCTGGGAGTTCGGTGCCCGCAAGGCCAAGGAGCTGCTGCTCACCGGGGACGCGATCGACGCCGACGAGGCGCACAGGCTCGGAATGGTGTCGAAGGTGTTTGCCCGCGCGGAGCTGGAGGACAAGACCCTGGAGTTCGCCCGTCGGATCGCCGAGCGTCCGACGATGGCCGCCCTGCTGGTGAAGGACTCGGTGAACGCGGCCAGCGACGCCATGGGCTTCGCCGAGGCGTTGCGGCACGCGTTCCACATCCACGAACTCGGGCATGCGCACTGGGCGGCGACCAACGAGAACCGGTATCCGGTCGGGTTAGCGCCCGATGTGCCGGACTGGCGCACCCTCGGTGCGCCGAAGCTGGCCCGCCGCGACGAGCCGTGA
- a CDS encoding alpha,alpha-trehalose-phosphate synthase (UDP-forming): MTDQSGPEVRSGSAHPAPPSASADFVVVANRLPIDIVRLPDGTTEFKQSPGGLVTALEPLLRRRRGAWIGWPGIPEEPDDPNGSDEPIELDGMTLVPVRLSAQDVAEYYEGFSNATLWPLYHDVIVKPIYHRQWWDRYVEVNRRFAEATARTAAEGATVWVQDYQLQLVPKMLRMLRPDVTIGFFLHIPFPPVELFMQMPWRTEIIEGLQGADLVGFHLPGGAQNFLILSRRLVGATTSRGNVGVRSRFGEVHVGFRTVKVGAFPISIDSTELDKQARTKAIRQRAREIRAELGNPRKILLGVDRLDYTKGIDVRLRAFSELLEEGRIDPHDTVLVQLATPSRERVESYIAMREDIERQVGHVNGEFGEVGHPVLHYLHRPVPREDLVAFFAAADVMLVTPLRDGMNLVAKEYVACRNDLGGALVLSEFTGAAAELRQAYLTNPHHLEGIKDTIEAALNQTPEEGRRRMRALRRQVLAHDVDRWARSFLDALANKPQQPEPDLQLE, encoded by the coding sequence ATGACGGACCAGAGCGGCCCTGAGGTCCGCTCCGGCTCGGCGCACCCTGCTCCACCTTCGGCGTCGGCCGATTTCGTGGTCGTGGCCAACCGCCTCCCCATCGACATCGTCCGGTTGCCTGACGGCACCACCGAGTTCAAACAGAGCCCCGGCGGCCTGGTGACCGCCCTCGAACCCCTACTTCGGCGGCGCCGCGGCGCCTGGATCGGCTGGCCGGGTATCCCCGAGGAGCCGGACGACCCCAACGGCTCGGACGAGCCGATCGAGCTCGACGGAATGACGCTGGTCCCGGTTCGCCTGAGCGCCCAGGACGTGGCCGAGTACTACGAGGGTTTCTCCAACGCGACCCTGTGGCCGCTGTACCACGACGTCATCGTCAAGCCGATCTACCACCGGCAGTGGTGGGACCGCTACGTCGAGGTCAACCGGCGATTCGCCGAAGCGACCGCACGCACAGCCGCCGAGGGCGCGACCGTCTGGGTGCAGGATTACCAGCTGCAGCTGGTTCCCAAGATGTTGCGCATGCTGCGGCCCGACGTGACCATCGGCTTCTTCCTGCACATCCCCTTCCCCCCGGTCGAGCTGTTCATGCAGATGCCGTGGCGCACCGAGATCATCGAAGGTCTCCAGGGCGCCGATCTGGTGGGCTTCCACTTGCCCGGCGGCGCACAGAACTTCCTGATCCTGTCCCGTCGGCTGGTCGGCGCCACCACCTCGCGTGGCAACGTCGGTGTGCGCTCCCGCTTCGGCGAAGTGCATGTCGGATTCCGCACCGTCAAGGTTGGCGCGTTCCCGATCTCCATCGACTCGACCGAGCTGGACAAGCAGGCGCGCACCAAGGCGATCCGCCAGCGGGCCCGCGAGATCCGCGCCGAGTTGGGCAATCCGCGCAAGATCTTGCTCGGCGTCGACCGACTCGACTACACCAAGGGCATCGATGTGCGGCTGCGGGCGTTCTCCGAACTGCTCGAGGAGGGCCGGATCGACCCTCACGACACCGTCCTCGTCCAGCTGGCCACCCCGAGCCGCGAACGCGTGGAGAGCTACATCGCGATGCGCGAGGACATCGAGCGTCAGGTCGGGCACGTCAACGGCGAGTTCGGCGAAGTGGGCCACCCCGTCCTGCACTACCTGCATCGGCCCGTCCCCCGAGAGGACCTGGTCGCGTTCTTCGCCGCCGCCGACGTCATGCTCGTCACGCCGCTGCGGGACGGGATGAACCTCGTGGCCAAGGAATACGTGGCCTGCCGCAACGACCTCGGCGGTGCGCTGGTGCTCAGCGAGTTCACCGGCGCCGCAGCGGAATTGCGCCAGGCCTACCTGACCAACCCGCATCACCTCGAGGGCATCAAGGACACCATCGAGGCGGCACTGAATCAGACCCCCGAGGAGGGCAGGCGCCGCATGCGCGCGCTACGTCGTCAGGTGCTCGCCCACGACGTCGACCGGTGGGCGCGATCCTTCCTCGACGCCCTGGCCAACAAGCCGCAGCAGCCCGAACCTGATCTTCAGCTGGAGTGA
- a CDS encoding mammalian cell entry protein gives MSKRVAKLLGALAVVLSTAFVGLGAVGGWLFWDGVELRSEQSARAELPSLAIEQIPRVFGYDYQTVERSLTEVYPLLTPSYRQEFQERANKDIIPQARERQLVSQANVVGAGVLAAQRTSASVMVYMNRTVTDKSRQPIYDGSRLRVDYQKIGDKWLINYITPI, from the coding sequence ATGAGCAAGCGTGTCGCCAAGCTCCTGGGTGCGCTGGCGGTCGTGTTGTCGACGGCGTTCGTCGGCCTGGGTGCTGTCGGGGGCTGGCTCTTCTGGGACGGCGTCGAATTGCGCAGCGAGCAATCGGCCCGCGCGGAACTTCCGTCGCTGGCCATCGAGCAGATTCCGCGCGTGTTCGGGTACGACTACCAGACCGTGGAACGCAGCCTCACCGAGGTCTATCCGTTGCTGACGCCCAGCTACCGGCAAGAGTTCCAGGAACGCGCCAACAAGGACATCATCCCGCAGGCCCGGGAGCGTCAGCTGGTCAGCCAGGCTAACGTGGTCGGCGCGGGAGTGCTTGCCGCGCAACGCACGTCGGCATCGGTGATGGTGTACATGAATCGGACCGTGACCGACAAGTCCCGCCAGCCCATCTATGACGGCAGCCGGCTACGCGTGGACTACCAGAAGATCGGCGACAAGTGGCTGATCAACTACATCACACCGATCTGA
- a CDS encoding MCE family protein — translation MIDKLTKIQLSIFAIVTVLTVGAISIFYLRVPETLGIGSYEITANFAAGGGLYKNANVTYRGVTVGRVENVGLSDNGVVAQMRLQSGTPIPENVTATVKSVSAVGEQYIDLVPPADAASATLSNGYDIGMDRTAIGQDIYGLLQESDALVSSVGDSRLQDLLRETFKAFNGSGPELARLIQSSRLLIDEANSSYGQTSQLIDQAGPFLQAQIRSGDDIRSLADGLARFTGEVVNADPQLRSTLQTVPGATEAANTTFEGIRPTFPILAANLANFGRIGVIYSKSLEHALVVFPALLAALNTVAGGLPADEGGKLDFKVDLGDPPPCSVGFIPPSQIRSPADTTLRELPTDMYCKVAQNDPSVVRGARNYPCQEFPGKRAPTIQLCRDPKGYVPIGSNPWRGPPVPIGTPITDGRNILPPNKFPMIPPQVDPDPGPPVVQLPPGVAPGPGPAPHAPFPLPVPPNEVGPPPPPWPYFAPPDQNVPPYGRTPPGAPAPAPAPVPAAPPVAPAPGGPLLPAEAIPQAAGGPAMASYDRNGEFVDPAGGTGIFAGGTDKLAPAENWVDLMLSPKQA, via the coding sequence ATGATCGACAAGCTCACCAAGATCCAGCTGTCGATCTTCGCGATCGTCACCGTCCTCACCGTCGGCGCGATCTCGATCTTCTATTTGCGGGTACCCGAGACGCTCGGCATCGGCTCCTACGAGATCACCGCGAACTTCGCGGCGGGCGGCGGTCTGTACAAGAACGCCAACGTCACCTACCGCGGCGTGACGGTCGGGCGGGTCGAGAACGTCGGCCTGAGCGACAACGGCGTGGTCGCACAGATGCGGCTGCAGAGCGGCACCCCGATACCGGAGAACGTGACGGCGACCGTCAAGAGCGTCTCGGCCGTCGGCGAGCAGTACATCGACCTGGTGCCGCCCGCGGACGCCGCGTCGGCGACGTTGAGCAACGGATACGACATCGGCATGGATCGCACCGCGATCGGCCAGGACATCTACGGTCTGTTGCAGGAGTCCGACGCACTGGTGAGCAGTGTCGGCGACAGCCGCCTGCAGGATCTGCTGCGGGAGACGTTCAAGGCGTTCAACGGGTCCGGCCCCGAACTGGCGCGGCTGATCCAGTCGTCGCGGTTGCTGATCGACGAGGCCAACTCCAGCTACGGGCAGACGAGCCAGCTGATCGATCAGGCCGGCCCCTTCCTGCAGGCCCAGATCCGCAGCGGCGACGACATCCGCTCGCTCGCCGACGGGTTGGCCCGGTTCACCGGCGAGGTGGTCAACGCCGACCCGCAGCTGCGGTCGACGCTGCAGACGGTGCCCGGCGCCACCGAGGCCGCCAACACGACGTTCGAGGGCATCCGCCCGACGTTCCCGATCCTGGCGGCCAACCTCGCGAACTTCGGGCGCATCGGCGTGATCTACAGCAAGTCGCTGGAGCACGCGCTCGTGGTGTTCCCTGCGCTGCTGGCCGCGTTGAACACCGTCGCCGGCGGATTGCCCGCCGACGAGGGCGGCAAGCTGGACTTCAAGGTCGACCTGGGTGATCCACCGCCCTGTTCGGTGGGCTTCATCCCGCCGTCCCAGATCCGGTCGCCCGCCGACACCACGCTGCGCGAGCTGCCGACAGACATGTACTGCAAGGTGGCGCAGAACGATCCGAGCGTGGTCCGCGGCGCCCGTAACTACCCGTGCCAGGAGTTCCCGGGCAAGCGCGCCCCCACCATCCAGCTCTGCCGCGACCCGAAGGGGTACGTGCCCATCGGCAGCAACCCGTGGCGTGGTCCGCCCGTGCCGATCGGCACACCGATCACCGATGGCCGGAACATTCTGCCACCCAACAAGTTTCCGATGATCCCGCCGCAGGTCGACCCGGACCCCGGTCCACCGGTCGTCCAACTGCCGCCCGGCGTGGCTCCAGGGCCGGGACCGGCGCCGCACGCCCCGTTCCCGCTTCCGGTGCCCCCGAACGAGGTGGGTCCGCCGCCGCCGCCGTGGCCCTACTTCGCGCCACCGGACCAGAACGTGCCGCCGTACGGCCGTACCCCTCCCGGGGCTCCGGCTCCTGCGCCGGCGCCCGTTCCGGCCGCACCGCCGGTGGCTCCTGCGCCGGGAGGGCCGCTGCTACCCGCCGAAGCGATCCCGCAGGCCGCGGGTGGGCCCGCGATGGCAAGCTATGACCGGAACGGCGAGTTCGTCGATCCGGCAGGCGGAACTGGCATCTTCGCCGGCGGAACTGACAAACTGGCGCCCGCAGAGAACTGGGTGGACCTGATGTTGTCGCCCAAGCAGGCATAG
- a CDS encoding MCE family protein — translation MMRKVLALSSLAVLLTGCQFGGLNSLDMPGTAGHGAGSYTITVQLPDVSTLPQNSPVMVDDVTVGSVSGIEAIQTSDGSFFAAVKLSLNRDVDLPANAVARVAQTSLLGSQHVELAKPLDEPAQGRLAEGSEIPLGRTGRYPTTEEVLSSLGVVINKGNLGALQDITDETYNAVAGRQGTFAELIPRLAELTSSLDRQTGDIIAAAEGLNRFAGILANSKDSLGRTLDTLPAALDVLNRNRTTLVDAFAALRTFATVGSRVLQETKTDFAADFKDLYPIIKSLNDNADDFVKSLEFLPTFPFHYKYLRNAVRGDYLNVFVTFDLTVRRLGETVLTTSKGFDPNMKRMQELITTPDFLVGATSNLSGQAADPFTIPPGTATQHEGTP, via the coding sequence ATGATGCGCAAGGTCCTTGCTCTGTCCTCACTCGCGGTGCTGCTGACGGGTTGCCAGTTCGGTGGGCTCAACTCGCTGGACATGCCGGGTACTGCCGGGCACGGAGCCGGCTCGTACACCATCACCGTGCAGTTGCCGGATGTGTCGACGCTGCCCCAGAACTCACCGGTGATGGTCGACGACGTGACCGTCGGGAGCGTGTCGGGTATCGAGGCGATCCAGACCTCGGATGGTTCGTTCTTCGCGGCGGTCAAGCTCTCGCTGAATCGGGACGTGGACCTGCCCGCGAACGCTGTCGCCCGGGTGGCGCAGACATCGCTGCTGGGCTCTCAACACGTGGAACTGGCCAAGCCTCTCGACGAGCCGGCCCAGGGCCGCCTCGCGGAGGGTTCGGAGATCCCACTGGGCCGCACCGGCCGCTACCCGACCACCGAGGAGGTGCTCTCGTCGCTCGGTGTCGTCATCAACAAGGGCAATCTCGGTGCGTTGCAGGACATCACCGACGAGACCTACAACGCGGTCGCCGGCCGGCAGGGAACCTTCGCCGAGCTGATCCCGCGGTTGGCCGAGCTCACCAGCTCGCTCGATCGACAAACAGGTGACATCATCGCCGCGGCTGAGGGCCTGAACAGGTTCGCCGGAATCCTGGCGAACAGCAAGGACAGTCTGGGCCGCACCCTGGACACGCTGCCCGCAGCCCTCGACGTGCTAAACCGCAACCGCACCACCCTGGTCGACGCGTTCGCCGCGCTGCGCACCTTCGCCACGGTGGGATCGCGGGTGCTTCAGGAGACCAAGACCGATTTCGCCGCCGACTTCAAGGACCTGTACCCGATCATCAAGTCGCTCAACGACAATGCCGACGACTTCGTCAAGTCGCTGGAGTTCCTGCCGACGTTCCCGTTCCACTACAAGTATCTGCGCAACGCCGTGCGCGGTGACTACCTCAATGTGTTCGTGACGTTCGATCTCACCGTGCGACGCCTGGGGGAGACGGTCCTGACCACCTCGAAGGGCTTCGACCCGAACATGAAGCGGATGCAGGAGCTCATCACCACCCCTGACTTCCTGGTCGGTGCGACGTCCAATCTGTCCGGCCAGGCGGCCGACCCGTTCACCATCCCCCCGGGCACGGCCACCCAGCACGAGGGGACGCCCTGA
- a CDS encoding MCE family protein, whose translation MTEPRSTRTRALRLALAAVLVVALAVGTYLVWPSRTGQKVVAYFESAVGLYSGDEVRIIGVPVGEIDSIEPRAGDVKITMTLDNGVRVPENAQALIIAPNLLAARFIQLTPAYTGGPVMADGAEIGPDRTAVPVEWDEVKEQLTQLSASLGPQQGGIQGPLTSFVNQAADTFDGTGDTFRQAVRELSQTAGRLGDSRTDLFGTIRNLQVLIDALSNSNEQIVQFTNHVASVSQVLADSSADLDNTLGTLNTALSDVRGLLNDNNEALIAQVGKLADFTQILTDHSDDIEQILHITPHGLSNFYNIYNPAQGTVGGLLSLPNFANPVQFICGGTFDVGASPDNYKRAEICRQRMGPVFKRIAMNYPPLLFHPINSITAYKGQVIYDTPATEAKAETPVPYLQWQNAPGVTPPVVPPGADLASMLAPATPEAAPGAVTPQASTSHVGGPEAAAPAPAPGPPPPGFPAPTMPLPAEAGG comes from the coding sequence ATGACCGAACCCAGATCCACCCGGACCCGCGCGCTGCGACTCGCGCTCGCCGCCGTGCTCGTCGTCGCGCTGGCCGTCGGGACGTACCTGGTATGGCCCTCGCGCACCGGACAGAAGGTTGTCGCGTACTTCGAGTCGGCCGTGGGGCTGTACTCCGGCGACGAGGTGCGCATCATCGGAGTGCCCGTCGGCGAGATCGATTCGATCGAGCCACGTGCGGGCGACGTGAAGATCACGATGACGCTGGACAACGGTGTTCGGGTGCCGGAGAACGCGCAGGCCCTGATCATCGCGCCGAATCTGCTGGCCGCCCGGTTCATTCAGCTCACGCCCGCGTACACCGGTGGACCGGTCATGGCCGACGGGGCCGAGATCGGCCCCGATCGCACAGCCGTTCCCGTCGAGTGGGACGAGGTCAAGGAACAACTGACCCAGCTCAGCGCCTCACTGGGGCCGCAGCAGGGCGGCATCCAAGGACCGCTGACGTCCTTCGTCAACCAGGCCGCCGACACGTTCGACGGCACCGGCGACACGTTCCGGCAGGCTGTGCGCGAGTTGTCGCAGACCGCAGGGCGATTGGGAGACTCCCGCACCGATCTGTTCGGGACGATCCGCAACCTGCAGGTGCTCATCGACGCGCTGTCCAACAGCAACGAGCAGATCGTCCAGTTCACCAACCACGTCGCGTCGGTGTCCCAGGTGCTCGCCGACAGCTCGGCCGACCTCGACAACACGCTGGGCACCCTCAACACGGCGCTGAGCGACGTCAGGGGCCTGCTCAACGACAACAACGAGGCGTTGATCGCTCAGGTCGGCAAACTGGCCGATTTCACCCAGATCCTGACCGATCACAGCGACGACATCGAGCAGATCCTGCACATCACGCCGCACGGCCTGTCGAACTTCTACAACATCTACAACCCCGCGCAGGGCACCGTGGGCGGTCTGCTGTCACTGCCGAACTTCGCCAACCCGGTGCAGTTCATCTGCGGTGGCACCTTCGACGTCGGTGCGTCGCCGGACAACTACAAGCGCGCCGAGATCTGCAGGCAGCGCATGGGTCCGGTGTTCAAGCGCATCGCGATGAACTATCCGCCGCTGCTGTTCCACCCGATCAACAGCATCACCGCGTACAAGGGCCAGGTCATCTACGACACCCCGGCAACGGAAGCCAAGGCCGAGACGCCCGTGCCCTATCTGCAATGGCAGAACGCGCCCGGTGTGACGCCGCCGGTGGTGCCGCCCGGTGCGGATCTCGCTTCGATGCTGGCGCCGGCGACGCCGGAAGCCGCCCCAGGTGCCGTCACCCCGCAGGCGTCGACATCCCACGTCGGTGGACCGGAAGCGGCCGCGCCTGCGCCTGCTCCCGGACCGCCTCCGCCGGGATTCCCCGCACCGACGATGCCGCTCCCGGCAGAGGCTGGTGGATGA
- a CDS encoding MCE family protein, protein MARPDEANPLRTGIFGIVLVSCLVLVSFGYSTLPFMPQGKPFEAFFTDAGGITPGSDVNVSGIRVGKVTGVALAGDAAQVTFTVDRDVRVGDQSLVSIKTDTVLGEKSLAVTPKGSGSVTSIPLGRTTTPYTLNTALQDLGANASALDKPRFEQALNTLTDSLRDATPQLRNALDGVTNLSRSLNKRDAALDQLLGHAKRVSDTLAQRSGQVNQLIVDGNLLFAALDERRQALSNLIAGIDDVSQQLSGFVADNRVEFGPALEKLNLVMDNLLERREHIGEALRRLPPYATALGEVVGSGSGFNINLYGLPPASLAEVLLDSYFQPGKLPDSLADYLRGFISERMIIRPKSP, encoded by the coding sequence ATGGCTAGACCAGACGAAGCGAATCCGCTCCGCACCGGAATCTTCGGCATCGTCCTGGTGTCGTGCCTGGTGCTGGTGTCGTTCGGTTACAGCACCTTGCCTTTCATGCCGCAGGGCAAGCCGTTCGAGGCGTTCTTCACCGACGCCGGCGGCATCACCCCGGGCAGTGACGTCAACGTCTCGGGGATCAGGGTGGGCAAGGTGACCGGCGTGGCACTGGCCGGCGACGCGGCTCAGGTCACGTTCACCGTGGACCGCGACGTACGCGTCGGGGACCAGTCGCTGGTGTCGATCAAGACGGACACCGTGCTGGGCGAGAAGTCGCTGGCCGTGACGCCGAAGGGCAGCGGGTCGGTGACGTCTATTCCGCTGGGCCGCACCACGACTCCCTACACCCTCAACACGGCGCTGCAGGATCTCGGCGCGAACGCCAGCGCGCTCGACAAGCCGCGCTTCGAGCAGGCCCTGAACACGCTGACCGATTCGCTGCGCGATGCCACGCCCCAGCTGCGCAACGCCCTCGACGGCGTCACCAACCTGTCCCGCAGCCTCAACAAGCGCGACGCCGCGCTCGATCAGCTTCTCGGCCATGCCAAGAGGGTGTCGGACACGCTGGCTCAGCGGTCGGGGCAGGTGAACCAGCTCATCGTCGACGGCAATCTGCTGTTCGCGGCGCTGGATGAGCGACGCCAAGCCCTGAGCAACCTTATCGCTGGCATCGACGATGTCTCCCAACAGCTTTCGGGATTCGTCGCCGACAACCGCGTCGAGTTCGGACCCGCGTTGGAGAAGCTCAACCTGGTGATGGACAACCTGCTCGAGCGTCGCGAACACATCGGGGAAGCGCTGCGCCGGCTCCCGCCCTATGCCACCGCACTCGGCGAGGTCGTCGGGTCCGGATCGGGCTTCAACATCAACCTCTACGGCCTGCCCCCGGCGAGCCTGGCCGAGGTGCTCCTGGACTCCTACTTCCAGCCGGGCAAGTTGCCGGACAGCCTTGCCGACTACCTGCGCGGCTTCATCTCCGAGCGCATGATCATCAGGCCGAAGTCGCCATGA